A window of Cydia pomonella isolate Wapato2018A chromosome 22, ilCydPomo1, whole genome shotgun sequence contains these coding sequences:
- the LOC133530165 gene encoding small ribosomal subunit protein eS12, which translates to MADVDVEVPNNPVLSGGAMDVNTALQEVLKTALIHGGLVHGLHEAAKALDKRQAVLCVLAENCDEAAYKKLVQALCNEHQIPLVKVDNNKKLGEWAGLCKIDKDGKARKIVGCSCVVIKDFGEETPALDVLKDYLKSSS; encoded by the exons ATGGCTGATGTTGATGT TGAGGTACCCAACAACCCCGTCCTGAGCGGCGGCGCCATGGACGTGAACACCGCCCTGCAGGAGGTGCTGAAGACCGCCCTCATCCACGGAGGCCTCGTCCACGGTCTCCATGAGGCTGCCAAGGCCCTTGACAA GAGGCAAGCCGTCCTGTGTGTGCTGGCAGAGAACTGCGATGAGGCTGCCTACAAGAAGCTGGTGCAGGCTCTGTGCAATGAGCACCAGATCCCACTCGTCAAG GTGGACAATAACAAGAAGCTCGGAGAGTGGGCGGGTCTGTGCAAGATCGACAAGGACGGCAAGGCCAGGAAGATCGTCGGCTGCTCGTGCGTCGTCATCAAG GACTTTGGTGAGGAGACGCCAGCGCTCGACGTACTCAAGGACTACCTCAAGTCTTCGAGCTAA
- the LOC133530164 gene encoding protein NDUFAF4 homolog produces MGALATKALRPLKSFNIENRAHRVISKEKPTPAPRYAANMEDLKRAMESDPNLDEKLDKKDLGLDTRLKNVYVTSHGKPEDDVTREKQNPNRPLPQDRGLVEDFDYGFKEPERVKYGHTTLRNAVEFISAHQIDPKEVTAAKIALQYKLKAEDVENILKYFKTYEVYLPETKKSAAMFAGPATLRKQLYKEDIKEIEGDVQKKPDKKSSFYKYEIENENKGR; encoded by the coding sequence ATGGGTGCTTTAGCGACAAAAGCCCTACGTCCCTTAAAATCATTCAACATTGAAAATCGAGCACATCGGGTAATATCGAAAGAAAAACCAACGCCGGCCCCGAGATATGCGGCTAATATGGAGGATTTGAAGCGGGCTATGGAGTCAGACCCTAATTTAGATGAGAAACTTGACAAAAAAGATCTAGGACTCGACACAAGACTGAAGAATGTTTATGTAACTTCTCATGGCAAGCCTGAAGACGACGTTACTCGAGAGAAACAGAACCCGAACAGGCCATTACCCCAAGACCGTGGCCTAGTTGAAGACTTCGATTACGGCTTCAAAGAACCAGAGAGAGTTAAATATGGACACACAACACTCAGAAATGCTGTAGAGTTCATTTCCGCTCATCAAATTGATCCTAAAGAAGTCACAGCAGCTAAAATAGCGCTCCAATACAAACTGAAGGCGGAAGATGtagaaaatatacttaaatattttaaaacttacgaAGTTTATCTACCAGAAACAAAGAAATCAGCGGCCATGTTTGCTGGCCCTGCTACTTTAAGGAAACAGTTGTACAAAGAAGATATAAAAGAGATTGAAGGAGATGTTCAGAAGAAACCTGATAAAAAAAGCAGCTTCTATAAATATGagattgaaaatgaaaataaggGCAGATAA